A portion of the Candidatus Rokuibacteriota bacterium genome contains these proteins:
- a CDS encoding PRC-barrel domain-containing protein: MNDLKGFTIGATDGDIGRVDAFYFDDTSFTVRHLVVDTGGWLPGRKVLISPMALRAIDWDGKRINAELTKSQVEQSPDIDTDQPV; encoded by the coding sequence ATGAACGACTTAAAGGGCTTCACGATCGGCGCGACCGATGGCGACATCGGACGGGTCGACGCCTTCTACTTCGACGACACGAGCTTCACGGTCCGCCATCTGGTCGTCGACACCGGCGGCTGGCTGCCCGGTCGAAAGGTGCTGATCTCGCCGATGGCGCTCCGTGCCATCGACTGGGACGGCAAGCGCATCAACGCGGAGCTGACGAAGTCCCAGGTGGAGCAGAGCCCGGATATCGATACGGACCAGCCAGTG
- a CDS encoding Thivi_2564 family membrane protein, with protein sequence MSLIGVIITLVVVGVLLWLLNNYVPMDSKIKTILNVVVVIVVVIWLLQGFGVLGSLRDLRIR encoded by the coding sequence ATGAGCTTGATCGGAGTCATCATCACGCTGGTGGTCGTCGGGGTTTTGCTCTGGCTCCTCAACAACTACGTACCGATGGATTCGAAGATCAAGACGATCCTCAACGTCGTGGTCGTCATCGTGGTCGTCATCTGGCTGTTGCAGGGGTTCGGTGTCCTGGGCTCGTTGCGCGACCTGCGCATTCGGTAG
- a CDS encoding DUF3185 domain-containing protein, translated as MKPVTLVGVALIILGVPALAYQGITYTTREKVIDLGPLKASVDKKKSIPLPPIVGALALAGGVVLVIVGARKS; from the coding sequence GTGAAACCCGTGACCCTTGTCGGTGTCGCCCTGATCATTCTCGGCGTGCCCGCCCTGGCCTATCAGGGCATCACGTATACGACGCGCGAGAAGGTCATTGACCTGGGACCGCTCAAGGCCTCGGTCGACAAGAAAAAGAGCATTCCCCTGCCCCCGATCGTCGGCGCCCTGGCGCTTGCCGGCGGCGTGGTGTTGGTCATCGTCGGAGCCCGAAAGTCGTAA
- a CDS encoding BON domain-containing protein, with translation MRPLRGFGILILTIVLASAWGCGSTATKEGTGEYVDDSVITTKVKAAIFNDATLKVNEINVETFKGVVQLSGFVRSQADIDKAVQVARGVAGVKSVKNDMRIK, from the coding sequence ATGAGACCACTGAGAGGGTTCGGAATCCTTATCCTCACCATCGTATTGGCGTCGGCCTGGGGGTGCGGGTCGACGGCAACGAAAGAGGGGACCGGAGAGTACGTCGATGACTCCGTGATCACGACGAAGGTGAAAGCGGCGATCTTCAACGACGCCACCCTGAAGGTCAACGAGATCAACGTCGAAACGTTCAAGGGCGTGGTCCAGTTGAGCGGCTTCGTCAGGTCTCAGGCGGACATCGACAAGGCGGTCCAAGTCGCCCGCGGCGTCGCGGGCGTGAAGTCCGTCAAGAATGACATGCGGATCAAGTGA